In Ramlibacter sp., the sequence ACCAGCAACTCGGCAAGCACATTGCGGGCGGCGCCACTTTCATTTCCAACTTCCTGCTGTGGAACGAAAGCGGTTACTTCGACAATGCAGCCGAGACCAAGCCGCTGCTGCACCTGTGGAGCCTGGGTGTTGAAGAACAGTTCTATCTGTTCTGGCCGCTCGCCCTGTGGCTGGCATGGCGCCAAAGGCTGGGCCTGCTGGCGACCTCCATTGTTCTGGCCGCCCTGTCGTTCCTTATGAACCTTGCCACCATCCGCATCGACCCGGTGGCAACCTTTTATTCGCCGCAAACCCGCATCTGGGAACTTCTGTGTGGATCGATGCTCGCCTATTTCCACGCGGTCAAGGGCCGCGAGCCTTCGCTTGTGCCATCCGCTCAGGATCGTGCACGCCGCTTCAGCACCTCCCTGCTGGGTGGCCTGGGGCCTTTCACATCGGACACGTCGCGCTCTTTCATTGGCGCCGCTCTCCTGGCCGCGGGTTTCCTGGTGATTTCAAAGCGCTCGCCTTTTCCTGGCCTGGCCGCACTGCTGCCCGTGGTGGGCACCGTGTTGATGCTTTCGGCCGGCGAGCATGCCTGGTTGAATCGAAAGATTCTTTCGGGCAAGGTGCTGGTGTGGATCGGGCTGATCAGCTTCCCGTTGTATCTCTGGCATTGGCCCGCCTTGTCTTTTCTGCGGATCATTGACAGCGACACGCCGAGCCTGCCCGTGCGCATTGCCGCCGTCCTGGTGGCGCTCGCGCTGGCACAGCTGACGTACCAATGGATTGAAAAACCCGTTCGGCATGCCAAAGGCCCGTCATCCCGCGTTCTGGTGTTGTGCCTCTTGATGGCTGTTGCCGGGCTGTCGGGCTACTTTGTCTATCGCGACGGTGGCGTCGTGTCACGGCCCGCGGTCAAATCGTTCAAACAGAACCAGAACCAGCTTCTGCGAACTGCGGAAGTTGAGAATGCGTGCCTGGCCTATGTCGGGCTGGAGCGGCCGCGCTTTCCCTACTGCCGGTACACCCACGCCGGCGGCCGGAGGACCGTGGCGGTCATTGGCGACAGCCACGCCCACACCGCCTTTGAAGGAATCGCCGCCGCATTGACTGACGCTGGCGTGAACACCGTGCTCCTTGCCAACAGTGGCTGCCCGCCCTTCACGGGCGCGGAATACGGCGCGTCTGAAAGGGACAAGGAAATCTGCAAGCTGCAGATTGACCAGATCCTGCGCACGGTTGCAGACAAGGCCGACATCAGTGATGTGCTGATTTTTTCGCGCGGGCCGGCCTATACGACGGGCCAACGCACTCCGGGCAACAAAGGCAAGGCCATTGAGAAGCCATTGATTCCCCTGGCGGTGTTCGGCCCGTCTTTGCAAAGCACCGTGGACCTGCTGCAACACGCGGGCAAGTCGGTTGCCTACGTGACAGAAAACCCGGAACTGCTGGAGTCCCCCCGCTCCTGCCTGCCACGGCCGCTGCGGTGGGAGAAAAGAAGCTGCGATGTCAGCCTGGACCAGGTCATGAAGCGGCAACAGGCCTACCTGGCCATGCTGGGTCAACTCAAGAACGTCAAGGTCATTCAGTCCCTGAACGGTTTTTGCCCCAACGGCACCTGCCAGGCGTTCGATGCAGACGGTAACCTGCTCTATGCAGACGACAACCATCTGTCGGTCGCCGGCAGCCGCTTCCAGGCCAATACCGTGCTGCGCGACACGCTGGATTCGATCAGGAAGCCGTAGCCATGAAAACCTCCGCCTCCCAACCCCTCTGGACCCTGGCCGCGCCCGCCGCCGGCTGGCTGCTGCTGGCCGGCACGCTGCTGGGCCTGGGCGGCTGGTATGCCCTGCTGATGGCGGCCGGGCTGCTGGGCTGCGTGCAGGCCGCGGTGCACCACGCCGAGGTGGTGGCCCACCGCGTGGGCGAGCCCTATGGCACGCTGGTGCTGGCGGTGTCGGTCACCATCATCGAGGTGGCGCTGATCGTCTCGCTCATGCTCAGCGGCGGCGAGGCCACGGCCGCGCTGGCGCGCGACACCGTGTTTGCCGCCGTGATGATCATCCTCAACGGCATGATGGGCCTGTGCCTGCTGGTGGGCGCGCACCGGCATGGCGAGCAGACCTTTACCCAGTCGGGCGTGAGCGCATCGCTGGCCACGCTGGCCGCCATCGTCACTCTGACGCTGGTGCTGCCCAACTTCACCTCCAGCCTGCCGGGCCCCGTCTACAGCCCGCCGCAGCTGGCCTTCATTGCCGTGGTGTCACTGGTGCTGTATGGCACCTTCATCCTGGTGCAGACGGTGCGCCACCGCGGCTACTTCCTGCCGGCCGATGCCGATGTGCGCAAGGAGACCCACGCCACGCCGCCCAGCACCCGCGCGGCGCTGGCCAGCGGCGCGCTGCTGCTGGCCTCGCTGGTGGCCGTGGTGCTGCTGGGCAAGGCGCTGGCGCCGCTGATCGAGCGCGTGGTGGCGGCCCTGGGTGCGCCCGCGGCGCTGGTGGGCATCATCATTGCCGCCGTGGTGCTCATGCCCGAAGGCCTGGCCGCCGTGCGCGCCGCCCGCGCCAACCGGCTGCAGACCAGCCTGAACCTGGCGCTGGGCTCGGCCCTGGCCAGCATCGGCCTGACCATCCCCACCGTGGCCATCGTCTCCCTGGCCACCGGCTGGACGCTGGCCCTGGGCATCGACACCAAATCCATCGTGCTGCTGGTGCTCTCGCTCATGGTGGCCACCCTCTCGCTGGGCACCGGCCGCACCACCGTGCTGCAGGGCGTGGTGCACCTGGTGATTTTTGCGGTGTACCTGTTCACGACCATCGTGCCATGATTTTGAGGGCGGTTTTGAATAAAAAGTGGCTGGAGTCCAGGAGGGGCGGCCACTATTTGCTATCCAATCTATAGCAAATAGTGGAAGACGCGCTGTCGGCATCTGTTGCCGGTTTGGGATGCGGGTCACGCAACGTTCTTGAGAACGACTTCAAGAAACCCGGGATGGTTCACTATTCTGAATCCACCGGGAACAGGATGAATCCTTCGTTTCGAAGAAGCCTCCATGGCGGAACTCCTTGAGTGATTTCTTCGACCTTCAACGTCATCGGTCTGCCCTCGATCATTTCTGCCGATCGGCCCGAAAATTTGCGTAGCGCCTTGGCCTTTGCAGCCGCAATCGCCTTTTCCTCAGACCAGGCAGCGACGTACTCATTACGATAGAACCCATACTCGACCTTAATTCCTTCTCGTTCCAAGAGAAAGGGTTCGCCTACGAGTTGCACGCAATAGACCTGAATCAATCCGGAACTCCGATACCGGTCAGATCCATAAGATCTTTTGGCAGAGACAGCGGGTTGAAAAGATCCATGCCCTCTGCGATGTACCCAAGAGTGCAGTCGTCACAGTCAACCTGCCCCGCGAGCGTTAGTGCAGTGGCCATGCTGTAGAAGATGTGCGATCCGCTTCTTGGGTTGGGGTGGTAGTGAGGTTTGCGACCTTCCGTGCTCCCAGTGGTCCTGTCAGGATGAACCGGATCCTTGATTGGCTTTTTCCCTCCACTGGCAGCCTTGGCAACCTTCTTAGCCATGCTTCGATTGGTTTCCAAGTCCTTGCCTTGCTTCGCAAGCCTCGCAGCCTCTTCCGGACTCACCTGTCGAATTTTCTTGATACCCGTCTTGCAGATTTTGACGAGCCAAACCAGCCCCTTGGTCGGTGCAAGGCCCTCCGGGTCAACGAGACTCAGCGGGTCTCCTTCAACATAACCAAACCGATTCCACCCGGCTGCCAACCCAATCGGATCATTCTGCGTGTACCTTCCCTGACTGGCAAGGTAGCTGCGCTGGTAGTTGTAGAAACTGCCCGCCTCGTCATCCGCGTACTGCCCCGGGAACCGCAGGTTCATCTCGATGGCTGCCGTCGCCTTCAATAGAACTGGGACATTGGTGATAGCCGCCTTGGGGTTGGGCGTGGCTTTGAGCACCCCGGTCGGCTTGTTGTTGCCAAAGGCGCTGTAGGGCCACTGCCACACGGGCTTGTTGTCTTCATTGGTCACCAGCCGGGGCGTGCCCAGGTGGTTTGTGTGGATGGCGAAGAATTTGCCGTTTCTGAACATCCCTACCGGGATGGCTTGGCCATCCTCCGTGGGTAGCCAGATGTATTCCGTCCTGCCCTTGCCTGCTGCACTGCCGTTGTCGTATTCACCCAGCACAGCCCATTCGGGCAGGTGGCCGTCGGCGAAGGTGTAGCCGGTGCCAATGCTGGTATTGGCCTGGGCCTGGGCAAACAGCCACTTGAAGTTGCTCTTGAGCCAGCTGATGAAGTCCTGGCCCAGCTCGGTTTCGTTGGGCAGGGTCTGCTCGGCCTCGGGCTCGCCCTTGAAGGTTCTTTGGCCCAGGGCGTTGTGCAGGTACCTGACCTTGGCGGCTTCGCCGTCCTTGACGATGCTGATCTTGCTCAGGCGGTTGGCGTTGTCGTACTCAAAGCCGCGCAGGCCGTCGCTGGTCAGGGCGCCGTTGGCATCCAGGCTGTAGGCGACGTTGCTGCTCACGGTGCTGACGGTCTTGGTGCCCTTGACCTTGGTGAGGGTCTGGGTGAAGCCCAGCAGCTTGTTGCTGGCGGGGTCCAGGCTCAGGGCCTGGGCGGTGGATTTGGAGAAGTCGCTGTCGTCAAAGTCGCCGTCCAGGTCGGTGTCGCTGGTGGTTTTGTCGATGGCGGTGAGGCGGTTGCGGCTGTCGTAGCCGATGGCCCAGCTCAAGGGGGTAGTCCGGCCTGCAGCGCCACTGTGGCAACCTCGAACATGCAGCCTCGCGACGCGGCACGATCTGCGGCGCGCTCGACTGGCGATGGTTGTCGGGCTCATTGGCTGCGAGGGATTGTAGGCAAATTGGACTGTAGTCCCTGCTGGGTGGTCACTTTTAGCTATGAAAGTTGTAGCGGATAGAGCAATCGAATCCGCCCCTCAATTCCCGGACTCTCAATTCCCAGCCAGTTCCCGTGCGGATCACCATCAACATGGGCAAATAGCCTCAACTCACGAATACTCTGATTGCCATGAGTGGAAAGGCCGCCAGGAAAAGAATGGTGCCGACTCGTAACACAGACACATCGTTGATATGCCACTAACCTGCGGACCCGTGGTCCTGCTTCGACTGAGCGGCGTCCGCTGGCTCTATGCACTCTAATCCCACCAAATAAGGCCGCAGCGCGACATAGACCGGCAGGGTTATCAAGAAGGCGGCAAAGATTCCCCACCCCTGACTAGCATCGCGGTCCAGCCCGTGCGATTGCAGAACAGCAGCGACGGACCAGTAGAGAAGCAGAGACGCCGGAGCCAAGAGCACAGATTCGATCAGATAGCTGCCTTTGCTGCGAACCCGCACTTGCGAGTTGCAAGAGGCACATCGGTAGGTCTTGACGATCGGCAGAACAAAGCGATGATGGCCGCACTTCGGACAGGTGAGATAGAAGGGTTTCTTGTCCATAGTGCTACTCGCAAATCAGCTTGCAAACATCAGTTGTCGCCCAACGCCCCAGCAACTGACTGCCAATTTTGAACATGCACGGAATCGACCCCGTCGCAGCATCCGCAAGACGTTCCCGTGTATTCATCCACAAAAGCCGGGGCCGCTCAGTCAGCAGCCAAGTGGGATTAGAGAAGGTCCTCTGTATGAGACACACCAATGCCCGCTAACGGATGAGGAAGAAATACCAAGCAGGGTAAAGCGCTATCAGTGGAATGGCCAGAACCTGACCGAGCCGACAAAGCCTCTTTCCATGATCGTCGTACATTTCAGGTGAAAACGACCACCAGAAGAGCCAGCCAATAGATCGATCAGAATCCGATGCTTTGTCGTTCAAATGGGATCTCGCCTTCCAACCTAGACTGGTGTATGAAAGACCAGATAGCACTGAAACCAACACCAGAGCAGCCAGAACAAGATCCCTTGTAGTCATTCTCATCACTCCACGTTACCGACGATCCGGGTTCCCCAAGTCCATGCTTGGCAGCGGCAATCTCGGTGAAGCAAATGCACCGACACGCACACAGATTTGACCATTGGTTTTCAATGAAAGGCTGAAGAAATTTCCCCCGAATCTCTTGGGCACTGGAGCCCCTGGTGGCTGCAAATTAAGACTTGGTTTTGGGCAAGTTTCAGGCGGCGGAGGGGGTTGACTGCAAAACTCGAATCCACCGCCGAGCGTTGCTTCAAAACTGAACTCCGTCTCATCAGTGTGGGTTCCTCCTGTCGCGCACAGGATCCCAATGCAACCAAAGCCGGCAACCGTTGGCATGGTGAAAGGCGGCGCGTTGGGATTCAAATTTGGAGTTATGAGGCGATGCGGTTTTGCTCCAGGAGCTACTTGCAAGCCAAACGAATCCATGATCGTCAGGGCATTGCTTTCCGCGTAGACGAATCTACTCAATCCCCCACGCAACCCAATCGGATCATTCTGCGTTTCAATCGGCAGGTCAACCGCAACCGCGAGCGTTTTCCCGAGGACTTCATGTTCCAGTTGAACGAGGAGGAGTTCGCCAACTTGAGGTTGCAATCTGCAACCTCAAGTTTGAAGGGCAGCCACGGCGGCAGGCGTTATGCGCCGCTGGCGTTCACCGAACACGGCGCCATCATGGCTTCGATGGTGCTGGGCAGCCTGCGCGCCACGGCTTTAAGTGTGTATGTGGTGCGCGCCTTTGTGGAGCTGCGCGGCATGCTGACCAGCAATCAGGCGCTGGCCAACAAGGTGCACACGCTGGAGCGCCATATTGCCGAGCTGGTCGATTCGTTGGCCCAGCTGCTGGCAGCTCCCCCGCCGCCGCCCAAGCGCTCTATCGGGTTCATCACGCCTGAGGACAAGCCAGCTCCCACGGCCAGCAAGGCCAGCAAGGTGAAGAAGACCCCGTAGCGCGCAACCGTTCAGCGGCTAAAAAGAAGCCACCCGCAACCCCACAGCTTTAGCGGCTGGCAGGGGTGGCGGGTGGCTTTTTTGTTTAGATAAAGAAAGAAGCTGCCGCTGGCGCCTGTAGATATTGCGCAAACAGCTACTTATTTTTCAGCACCATGCTGCATCAGCTTCGCTTCAAACGCAGCCATCAGCACTTCAATTTGCTGGTCTTCTGTGGCACCAGATTCGATACTGCCACCGTCCCGGATGCCTTTTAGCAAGTAGTACTCTGTCTCCGAACGAATCACCCCGCGCTTGAGGATTTGCAGGTATTTCTTCGAGTAGCGGCGTCTGACTTCGCTCAGGGTGAAGGTGCCTGCAGCTGCAAACCTTGCATCGGCAGCGGCAACCATCTCGGGTGTCCAGTTTGCGGTCTCTTCAACAATGTCGTTGATCGCCATTTGCAAACCCTTTTTCGCATTGGCTAGAGAAGCTTTTTCTATGTTTTCTAAAAACTGCGATGGCGGGCCCGGCGGGGTTGTCGGATATTTCGGCGTGTACCAATCAAAGTGGTGATCAAAAAATATCTTCAACAATTGATAGTCATCATTAGTCATTGGTTGCCTGCGGCTTCAGTTTATTGACAAGTGCATTTACCAGCTGGCACAGGCACCCCAAATTCAGCAGTGGCTGCTGGGATGTAGACGAACGGACCACGGGGGTTGAATGAACTGATCCCATTGATCATGTTTCTAGAGGTTCCGCCACTGCTACGAGCACCACCATTCACGTCGATCAGTTGTTGTTCACGCCCGCGAATAGCGTTGTAGTTCGTGGACGACCGATCCAACACCGGCGGCAAGAATCCTTCTGCATTGAGCAAGGGTTGCCCGTAACCACGATTGCGCACGTTGTTTTCCGGGGTATCCGTGCCCGAAGTGCGGCCCGAGTAGCAGTCACCAGTCAGCGGGTTGTATCGCGTGTAGGTTTGGTAAGTGGTCCCGTCATCGTCTCTCAATGCCCGGTTCAACCTGTCAACCAAGTCGCGTTGCGCACCCAAGGTTGGATTTGGCACACCAGGAATCGGTATTACAGGCGGCATCGGTAACGCCTGCAACCCCATTGGATCGGCATAGCTCAGAGGATTCCCCTCCACATACCCAAACCTGTTGAATCCCCCCGCCAACCCAATCGGATCATTCTGCGTGTACCTGCCCTGGCTGGCAAGGTAGCTGCGCTGGTAGTTGTAGAAACTGCCCGCCTCGTCATCCGCGTACTGCCCCGGGAACCGCAGGTTCATCTCGATGGCTGCCGTCGCCTTCAATAGAACTGGGACATTGGTGATAGCCGCCTTGGGGTTGGGCGTGGCTTTGAGCACCCCGGTCGGCTTGTTGTTGCCAAAGGCGCTGTAGGGCCACTGCCACACGGGCTTGTTGTCTTCATTGGTCACCATCCGTGGCGTGCCCAGGTGGTCGGTGTGGATGGCGAAGAATTTGCCGTTTCTGAACATCCCTACTGGGATGGCTTGGCCATCCTCCGTGGGTAGCCACAGGTATTCTGTGCGGCCCTTGCCGGCGGCTGAGCCGTTGTCGTATTCACCGAGCACAGCCCATTCAGGCAGGTGTCCATCGGCAAACGTGTACCCCGTGCCAATGCTGGTGTTGGCCTGGGCCTGGGCAAACAGCCACTTGAAGTTGCTCTTGAGCCAGCTGATGAAGTCCTGGCCCAGCTCGGTTTCGTTGGGCAGGGTCTGCTCGGCCTCGGGCTCGCCCTTGAAGGTTCTTTGGCCCAGGGCGTTGTGCAGGTACCTGACCTTGGCGGCTTCGCCGTCCTTGACGATGCTGATCTTGCTCAGGCGGTTGGCCTCGTCGTACTCAAAGCCGCGCAGGCCGTCGCTGGTCAGGGCGCCGTTGGCGTCCAGGCTGTAGGCGACGTTGCTGCTGACGGTGCTGACGGTTCGGGTGCCCTTGACCTTGGTGAGGGTCTGGGTGAAGCCCAGCAGCTTGTTGCTGGCCGGGTCCACGTTCAGGGCCTGGGCGGTGGATTTGGAGAAGTCGCTGTCGTCAAAGTCGCCGTCCAGGTCGGTGTCGCTGGTGGTTTTGTCGATGGCGGTGAGGCGGTTGCTGTTGGCGTCGTAGGTGTAGCGGGTCTCAGCCCCGTTGCGGTTGAAGCTGGTGAGGCGGTTGCGGCTGTCGTAGCCGGCGGTCCAGCTCAAAGGTGTTGTGTAGAGGGTGACGGTGCCTGTAGCGGTGCTGCTGGCCCACAGGTTCTGGGTCAGGCTGGTGATGCGGCTGGCGGCGTCGTAGCCGTAGCTGGCAAATTCATTGCCCGTCATGCGTCCGTCGCTGTCAAAGCTGCGCGCGGCGCTGTCGCCATTGGCCCAGTTCCAGGCCTTGGGCTGGCCCAGCGCGGTGTGGGTCAGGTTGCTGACAAAGGGCACGACGGGCTTGGGCTTTTTGACGGTGCCGCCGGGCAGCTGGGTGCTCATGCCGATGATCTGGCCGGCCGCGCTGCGCTGGTAGAACAGCTTGAGCCCGCTGGGGTACTCGATGCTGGCAAGCTCGCCGCCCTGGTAGCTGTAGCGGGTGGTGAAGCTGGCGGGGTTGGCCGGGTTGTCGTTGACGGTCTGGGTTTTGGCGAGGATACGGCCCAGCGCGTCACGGGTGTAGCTGGTAACGCCCGAAGGGTCTTCGATCTGGCTCAGGGTGCCGGTCTGGCCCTGGTCCCAGGTGTAGACAGTCTGGTGCTGGGCACCGCGCGTGACCTGCACCGGGCGGCCCAGGGCGTCGCGGGTGATCTGGGTGGTGAGGCCCTTGGCGTCCGTCATGGCCGAGACATCGCCCGCGGCATCGCGCTGGTAGCTCTGGGTGCCGATGTCGGGGCTGGTTTCGCTGATCACTTCGCCAAAGGCGTTGCGGCTGTACTGGGTGGCCACGCCCTTGGGGTCGGTGACGCGGGTGAGCTGGTCGAGCTGGTTCCAGGCCTGGGTGGCGGCGGCGTTGTCGGGCAAGGTGGTGGCCACGGGGCGGCGCAGCGCATCCAGGGTCTGGCGGGTGGTCTGGTTCAGCGGGTCGGTCTGGGCAATGGGCTCGCCGTTGGCGTCGTAGCCCAGCTGCGTGGTCTGGCCCGCGGCGCCGCTGATGGCGCTGACCTTGTTCAGGCTGTTGATGACACGGCTGGTGACCAGCGCAATGGCGCCGCCGGCGTCGCGCACTTCTTCGCGGGTGCGGTTGCCCATGGCGTCCAGGGTGTAGGCCACGCTGTTGCCGCGGTTGTCGGTGGCGCCAATGAGGCGCTGGGCCGCGTCGTACTGGTAGCTGATGGCCTGGCCGTTGGGCTGGCTGGCGCTGGCGAGCAGGCCGGTGGCGGTCCAGCTGAAGGCGCTGGTTTCACCGCCACGGCTGGTGCTGGTGAGGCGCCCGCGCAGGTCGTAGCTGTAGGTGGTGACGAGGCCGTTGGGCTCGGTCTGCTGGGTGGGGCGGCCGGCCGCATCGTATTGCCAGGCGGTGACGTGGCCCAGCGGGTTGGTCTGGGTCAGGCGGTTGCCCTGGGCGTCGTAGGTATAGCTCCACACGGCGCCGCGCGGGTCGGTGTGGCTGGCCACCAGGCCCTGGGGCGTGTAGGTCCAGGCCCAGTTGCGAGCCTGGCCGGTGGCTGAGTCGGTGACTGTTTCGCTCA encodes:
- a CDS encoding acyltransferase; translated protein: MSGHFPESPGPAAAGHPRYRRDIDGLRAIAVLAVVGFHAFPSVFRGGFIGVDIFFVISGYLISLIIYGNLNRASFSFREFYARRILRIFPALLVVMASCLVFGWFALLADEYQQLGKHIAGGATFISNFLLWNESGYFDNAAETKPLLHLWSLGVEEQFYLFWPLALWLAWRQRLGLLATSIVLAALSFLMNLATIRIDPVATFYSPQTRIWELLCGSMLAYFHAVKGREPSLVPSAQDRARRFSTSLLGGLGPFTSDTSRSFIGAALLAAGFLVISKRSPFPGLAALLPVVGTVLMLSAGEHAWLNRKILSGKVLVWIGLISFPLYLWHWPALSFLRIIDSDTPSLPVRIAAVLVALALAQLTYQWIEKPVRHAKGPSSRVLVLCLLMAVAGLSGYFVYRDGGVVSRPAVKSFKQNQNQLLRTAEVENACLAYVGLERPRFPYCRYTHAGGRRTVAVIGDSHAHTAFEGIAAALTDAGVNTVLLANSGCPPFTGAEYGASERDKEICKLQIDQILRTVADKADISDVLIFSRGPAYTTGQRTPGNKGKAIEKPLIPLAVFGPSLQSTVDLLQHAGKSVAYVTENPELLESPRSCLPRPLRWEKRSCDVSLDQVMKRQQAYLAMLGQLKNVKVIQSLNGFCPNGTCQAFDADGNLLYADDNHLSVAGSRFQANTVLRDTLDSIRKP
- a CDS encoding ionic transporter y4hA: MKTSASQPLWTLAAPAAGWLLLAGTLLGLGGWYALLMAAGLLGCVQAAVHHAEVVAHRVGEPYGTLVLAVSVTIIEVALIVSLMLSGGEATAALARDTVFAAVMIILNGMMGLCLLVGAHRHGEQTFTQSGVSASLATLAAIVTLTLVLPNFTSSLPGPVYSPPQLAFIAVVSLVLYGTFILVQTVRHRGYFLPADADVRKETHATPPSTRAALASGALLLASLVAVVLLGKALAPLIERVVAALGAPAALVGIIIAAVVLMPEGLAAVRAARANRLQTSLNLALGSALASIGLTIPTVAIVSLATGWTLALGIDTKSIVLLVLSLMVATLSLGTGRTTVLQGVVHLVIFAVYLFTTIVP
- a CDS encoding ORF6N domain-containing protein; the encoded protein is MRFCSRSYLQAKRIHDRQGIAFRVDESTQSPTQPNRIILRFNRQVNRNRERFPEDFMFQLNEEEFANLRLQSATSSLKGSHGGRRYAPLAFTEHGAIMASMVLGSLRATALSVYVVRAFVELRGMLTSNQALANKVHTLERHIAELVDSLAQLLAAPPPPPKRSIGFITPEDKPAPTASKASKVKKTP